In Eremothecium gossypii ATCC 10895 chromosome IV, complete sequence, the genomic stretch GTGGCGAAGTCGCTGGGGATCCCCCAGTTAGTGCCGTTCATCCGCGCGGTGTGCTATTCGAAGAAGTCCTGGCGCGCTCGCCATACGGGTATGAAGATTGTGCAACAGACTTCCATTTTGGTCGGGATCGGCATCCTGCCGTACCTGAACGATCTCGTCAGATGCGTCTACATGGGTCTGACAGACCAGCATCCGATGGTGCGAATTATGGCAGCGCAGTCGGTCGCATCCCTCGCACAAAGCAGCCATCCGTACGGAATAGAGGCGTTCAACGTTGCATTGGAGCCACTGTGGCGGGGCGTGAAAACCCACCGGGGCAAGGCACTTGCGGCGTTTTTGCGAGCACTTGGCTTCATCATACCCCTCATGGACCCTGAGTACGCAGGATACTACACTCAGGAAGTCATGCGGATTGTTCAGCGCGAGTTTGCGTCGCCAGACGATGAGATGAAGAGGACCGTTTTGCAAGTACTGCAAAAGTGCAGCGGCACGGAGGGCGTGACGCCGCAGTTCCTGCGGGAACATGTAGCGCCTCATTTCTTCAGTAATTTCTGGATTAGAAGGGTGGCTCTCGATCCACAGCTCAATAAACAAGTTATCTACACGACAGTGGTTCTATCTCTGAAGTTAGGATGCGCTTTTACGTTGGGCAACCTTTTAAATCCACTGAGAGATGAATCCGAGCCTTTCCGCACAATGGCTGCGCACGCGACGAATAGGGTGGTACAACTCCTGGGCAGCGCTGATATCGACGAAGAGCTTGAAAATAGGCTTGTCGATGCACTATTGATAGCCTTCCAGGAACAGACATCTGAGGACCGCATTATATTCAGGGCCTTCGGTACCTTGGCCACCTCATTGGACAAAAGAATGAAACAGTACTTGGGGCCAATAATTAGTACTGTCCTGACTAGACTGAGGAATAAGAACCAGGTCCTTCGTCAGCACGCCGCCGACCTGTGCACAGTTATGGTGCCTGTAATATACGCATGCGCAGAGATTCAGATGCTGCACAAATTGAACATCATTCTGTATGAGTCCCTTGGTGAGGTTTACCCTGATGTTCTTGGGTCTATTATTTCAGCTATGGATACAATTGTAGCGGTTACAATCCTGAAGGACTTGCAACCCCCAGTGAACCAAATCCTCCCCACTCTAACACCAATCTTGCGAAATAGACACAAAAAGGTTCAGGATAACACTATTAAGCTTGTTGGTCGTATTGCAAACCGTGGCCCTGAATACGTGCCTCCTAAGGAATGGATGCGGATTTGTTTTGAGCTGTTGGAGATGCTCAAAAGTCCTTCTAAATCCATTCGGATATCTGCGAACGCCACCTTCGGTTTTATCGCCAAAGCCATAGGACCACAGGATGTTTTGGTTGCCCTGTTGAATAATCTAAAGGTCCAGGAGCGCCAGCTCCGTGTTTGCACAGCTGTCGCAATTGGTATCGTTGCAGAGACTTGCCAGCCATTTACAGTGTTACCTGCCTTAATGAATGATTACAAAACACCGGAGACAAATGTGCAGAATGGTGTCCTGAAGGCGATGTCATTTATGTTTGAATATATAGGACGCATGTCCAAGGATTACCTTTACGTTATATCGCCACTTTTACAAGACGCGTTGATTGATAGAGATTTGGTACATCGACAGACCGCCTCGACGGTTGTTAGGCATTTGGCCTTGGGTTGCATGGGGCTCGGCTATGAAGACTTATTCATTCACCTATTAAATCTTATAATGCCCAACGTCTTCGAAACGTCCCCACACGCCATTGTCCGCATACTTGAGGGATTAGAAGCACTTAGATATGCTTTGGGCCCTTCCATATTTATGAACTATGTTTGGGCTGGCCTGTTTCATCCAGCTCGTAACGTGCGGAAGGTTTACTGGCGGTTGTACAATTCGGCATATATCGAACAACTTGATGCGCTAGTCCCCTGTTATCCCGTGTTTAAGGAAGAGAACTATTACATAGAAGAATTAGAGCAAGTTATATAAACTATCACAGATGAAACGGCTTTACGTATTAAACCATTCAATATGCGACATATGCCGGGGTATGACTATTCTGTTGTTTCTTCTTCGCTTGATGAAACATATGAACTTTCCGTAGATTCATCGCCAGAGCTACTTCCAGACTCGTCATCAGTATGGTCTGTTTCTTCGCTAGTGCTTTCTTCTATAATTACTCTCTTCGCCTTCGGAACACTTTGTCTTGCAGACACGTCAGAAAAGAACTCATCTAGACTTTGTAGTTGATATTTCTTTCCATGTGAGGATGTAAACGTGTTCGAGGGCACCGAGGATACGGATGCACTTCTTTTGGGTTTATTCGTAAATTCAACTTCATTCCTACCAAAATAGGATGAGGAGGAAAAACTGTTCTTCAGTTTGCTATAATCCTTAACTTCGCATGGTGTTCTATCAGAAGCTTGCGGGTCTGCATTCCATGGCAGAAGTTCATAGTAATTTTCCATATCGGGGTATAAATTCAACGCGGAGAGATTAAATGAATCACGGCAGTAATTTAAGGATGCCATTGGGTATGGTTTAGGTGCTTGAAGCAACAATGTAGCTATTTCATAGCGCTTTTGCTCAAATATTGATGCTAGCATCCGAGCCCTATCTCTAACGTCATATTCATCATCAAACTTTGCCAATTGTAGTGCAGCTTCAAACATTTGCCCAATTCGCGAAGTTCCAATATCATATTCCATGTCTCCACTATAGCTGTCAACATCATGTGAGAGTAACTTCGCAGCCAAGTTTAATATCTGTAGCCTCACATGGGCATGCTCCTTTGAAAATTGTGGTAACAACCGCCGCAAGACATCTGGACAGATGCGTGGCTCTACTTGAACGTATTCACCAAGCAACCAAATAATAGGTGCCTTGGCACTTGGCAGCAAATCATGATTAGAAAGCATTTTTGACAACTTCACCACGGTAGCTATGTGCTTAATTGGATCTTTTTGTATCAGTGAACGAAGAACATTGATTTGTGACGCAGTTACTTCCTTATCTATCGGTGTATTAGAGCTGATTCGATCTAACAGCCAACTAATAATCTGTGACGACCACTTAGATGAGATTTGGGCGCATACGGATAGGGTGTTTGAAACTTCTACCAAAATGGATGCGGATTGTTCTGTGCCAGCAACGAATTTTAACTCATTCACGATGTGCTTACAGTTGCTATCAGAGACCAGTATTGAAAGGATTTTGAGTTTAAATATCGAAATATTCTCTGTATCCGAGGGCATCAGGAAGAACCTTTTGTAATGAGAACGGAATAATGAAGGATCGCTACAACAGTAGACAAGAATCGATTGCAAAACAAGCTCCTTTATCTCGGAACATATGTATGATGATACAGTCAGCCGTAATAGTGAATCAACTATTCCTGAATCCTTGAATGTTTTTGGTGACGAAAGCTGATAAAATGCTTTTGATACTGCCACAATTACCATGGCATTTGGAGAATGTAGTAGTTTCTTCAGGGATGATAAGAATAAGTTCAGATCATGGTCATATTCTACATCATAAACAGGGAATGGAATTTGATTAAAGCTATCCGGAAGTTGAATTGCTTCCGCATCTGATGATGTATCTCTTACCATTGGCCTTGGAAGGTATTCTTTAG encodes the following:
- the HSH155 gene encoding U2 snRNP complex subunit HSH155 (Syntenic homolog of Saccharomyces cerevisiae YMR288W (HSH155)), whose product is MAGIQFVKSQQADEKHSLLEQYTMPQEVHDALERDSEAQQSGEQASTRAERYQDRRFERGLDGKIAKRAPETAAALQQVAKRPKNADKGEGYTLPGMGADEQRELQNELVQEIPGVKDLQFFKASDKQHFGQLLDGRDEEELSKEEQLQRQVLRLVLRVKNGVPATRKAALRTLTDRAAEYGAEPLFASILPIVLDRTLSDQERHLVIKMVDRLLLRLNSLARPYTHKILIVTAPMLVDEDELVRTSGREIISNLARAVGLGTMVSTIRPDIDSADEFIRNITARAVAVVAKSLGIPQLVPFIRAVCYSKKSWRARHTGMKIVQQTSILVGIGILPYLNDLVRCVYMGLTDQHPMVRIMAAQSVASLAQSSHPYGIEAFNVALEPLWRGVKTHRGKALAAFLRALGFIIPLMDPEYAGYYTQEVMRIVQREFASPDDEMKRTVLQVLQKCSGTEGVTPQFLREHVAPHFFSNFWIRRVALDPQLNKQVIYTTVVLSLKLGCAFTLGNLLNPLRDESEPFRTMAAHATNRVVQLLGSADIDEELENRLVDALLIAFQEQTSEDRIIFRAFGTLATSLDKRMKQYLGPIISTVLTRLRNKNQVLRQHAADLCTVMVPVIYACAEIQMLHKLNIILYESLGEVYPDVLGSIISAMDTIVAVTILKDLQPPVNQILPTLTPILRNRHKKVQDNTIKLVGRIANRGPEYVPPKEWMRICFELLEMLKSPSKSIRISANATFGFIAKAIGPQDVLVALLNNLKVQERQLRVCTAVAIGIVAETCQPFTVLPALMNDYKTPETNVQNGVLKAMSFMFEYIGRMSKDYLYVISPLLQDALIDRDLVHRQTASTVVRHLALGCMGLGYEDLFIHLLNLIMPNVFETSPHAIVRILEGLEALRYALGPSIFMNYVWAGLFHPARNVRKVYWRLYNSAYIEQLDALVPCYPVFKEENYYIEELEQVI
- the APL6 gene encoding AP-3 complex subunit beta (Syntenic homolog of Saccharomyces cerevisiae YGR261C (APL6)), with product MAESMQRIASAFESARDLTLEAAAVASSRLGESSYFHYSKSIDSESLPGLLNSRYTREVRDGMKRVMSLMGSGDSSIELETHFADIVKNIGSDDVKVRRMVSVYLLRYAETNPNLALLSINSIQRSLSDSNPDVRALALKTLSDINIASLYPIILHSLKKTVIDSSEVVRCQVAMTLLKLFKEQGISIKDDVMPMLKSLLADSEPSVVSAALLLFQKAFAQELQLLHGHYRRYCSILNQLTENAQAIMIDIFIAYAKEYLPRPMVRDTSSDAEAIQLPDSFNQIPFPVYDVEYDHDLNLFLSSLKKLLHSPNAMVIVAVSKAFYQLSSPKTFKDSGIVDSLLRLTVSSYICSEIKELVLQSILVYCCSDPSLFRSHYKRFFLMPSDTENISIFKLKILSILVSDSNCKHIVNELKFVAGTEQSASILVEVSNTLSVCAQISSKWSSQIISWLLDRISSNTPIDKEVTASQINVLRSLIQKDPIKHIATVVKLSKMLSNHDLLPSAKAPIIWLLGEYVQVEPRICPDVLRRLLPQFSKEHAHVRLQILNLAAKLLSHDVDSYSGDMEYDIGTSRIGQMFEAALQLAKFDDEYDVRDRARMLASIFEQKRYEIATLLLQAPKPYPMASLNYCRDSFNLSALNLYPDMENYYELLPWNADPQASDRTPCEVKDYSKLKNSFSSSSYFGRNEVEFTNKPKRSASVSSVPSNTFTSSHGKKYQLQSLDEFFSDVSARQSVPKAKRVIIEESTSEETDHTDDESGSSSGDESTESSYVSSSEEETTE